The nucleotide window tcttctttttcaccaGCGTCTTCTCCAAGGGTACCTTCCCTGAGGTTAGCTTCCACCGACCCTCCTGACCTGACCCTTAATGCCGTCTTTCACCCTCCCATGGCCATCCCGAGATATTTGGCTACCCTTCCAGTCAACAAGCACTCCGCTTCTGTTAAGCTGACCCTATCACGCTTTAGGTGTACGTCCCTACCGTCTTTGAGAACTACGTCGCCGACGTAGAGGTCGATGGCAAGCACGTCGAGCTTGCCCTTTGGGATACGGCTGGTCAGGAAGATTATgaccgtcttcgtcctctttCATACCCTGACTCCCATGTCATCCTGATCTGTTTCGCGGTTGACTCTCCCGATTCCCTCGACAACGTCCAGGAGAAGGTTAGTTCTCCGCAACATGCCTGGTCTCCTTAGCGGGTAGATGGGCAAAGGACCTGCTTTCCAGATAACTAATATCATTACAGTGGATCTCTGAGGTCCTCCACTTCTGTCAGGGactccccatcatccttgtTGGTTGCAAGATGGATCTGCGCCACGACCCCAAGACCATCGAGGAGCTTCACAAGACCTCCCAAAAGCCGGTTACCCCTGAGCAGGTATGTGGCACACGACCAAAACGATGCATCATCCCCCGACATAGAGGCTAATATGCGATTAGGGTGAGGAGGTTCGCAAGAAGATCGGTGCTTACAAGTACCTTGAGTGCTCTGCGCGCACCAACGAGGGTGTCCGCGAGGTCTTCGAGGCTGCCACCCGGGCTGCCCTTCTTACGAAGACTCATAAGAGTAAGAAGAAGTGCACTATCCTGTAAACTAGTTTTCTCTCCTTCGCAAAAGGTCTGTTTCATGCGGAGATTATATGAACGGATAAGCGTCTGATCCTTTGGttttctactatttattaagaGGGGGTCATACCGTTGGCGTGTTCCACTATGTGTGCCCGGATGCGAGTGTGGATAATGTTCAATCACGGGCACATGAGCTTCATGGGATATCTGGCTATGCACTTGGTCGACTTTCTATTTTGCAGACTTGATTTGATTTTCTAGGGAGGCGTTGTCTTCATAACCTCGtgggttttttctttttttctttcctatcgGTTTCCAGCTCCATAGGCGCCTAACGGGATGGTTCTCGGTCACTATGGCAAGAAGGGCGCCAGGTTGCCTTCAAAGCAAACGTCCTCGCTACCCCCGAGTACTGCAGATCGGGAATTGAGCAACTGGGGAATGTGTTCGTCTCACGTCTCTCCCATCAGTCAAATCTCTCGAATGTATCCGGtccaaggaaagaaaaagaagtcgAGAATCGGAATCCCGATTCTCACTTTGTACGGATTCCCCTCAGCACAGTCTTATCCCCCATTTCTGTTGTTTTTCCCCCTGTTTCGGTTAAAGAGAATGCATGGAATTTGTCGTTGGCTTGGTTTTCTCCTACATGTCCTGCAGCCTATCCAGTCGAACCTGCACTGCAGCATGTTCTACCGTCATGGTCCCCGAGCAGACATGAGGAATATCTAGCACGCCTATTAAGTTACTATTTACTAATCCACCATTTTCTCCCACTCTTTTCGCGTACTGTGATGATCCTATTGCGTATGCACTGCGTATTCTCATAGTATGACCGTCTATTTTAGCATCCGTACTTTCTGACCTACCTCAAATAGCAACACTCCATAGCCTAGCATAGCGATATTCGGCAGCCTACAGACAGGGAAGGGGGGGTGTGGATAGTAGACAGCAAGCCAAGGGGGGGAGATGCCAATCCACTGATAGCTAGCGTCTAATGATAGTAACACTAGCCGGACTAGATAGAAGTCAAGACGTAAGTTCAACCACGACCACTCATCCCGGTTTCTCCATCTATATATGGAAATTCGATAGTAGTGAGGAAAACAAGGAacaaatagatagatagtagatatatttataaagcagaagatatatagtatgtGATAGAAATAGGAATTAAGTTGTTATGCGGTATGTAATGATCCCGTTCAATTTCAATTGTTTTCATACATACCAGCGTTCTGTATGTGACTTACGGGACTAATCGTTTTCAGGGGTAACgaactactacttatccTATCTACACAATTGTTGTACCTGGGTTTTCTTCCCTACATAACTGTTATGTACTTCTTtcatagtaagtagtaggtgtAGTTTGAGCTTATATACATATACTTTTTTAGATAAATGCTGAAAGATAATTCAATCACTGGGTGTTCTACTATATGTACTACTAGGTACTTACTCATTCGTATATATTGTGAATCTGACATGACAAATTCAAAATGAACATGGATTATCGAATCAGAACCACATGACAAACTCATTTTCTTTGCCTGTCATATATTGAATATCCAATTCACTGTATCTCATGCTTCTTCTTACCCCGAGTCATGTATCGTGTGAAGCGTGCATCTTTTTTCGCCTCGCTTGTAGGTGGGTTCATTGGCTGTGGGTATGATCTTCGTTTTGAGTGGATAGTGAGTTATTTATCTTCGCCACAGTGTTCAAAGTCTAGTACTTACAGTTGTTATTCTCCTTTGTCTGATTGGTTCATGATTCAATTGAATCAGAAGTGGTGATACCGAGCAGAGTGAATGGTCTACCATATTCATTGCAGATAGTGACTATCGAAGGATAAGTACCAATCGAGTCTCTTTATGGTTCGTAaatgtatatatatcatgTCGTGTCTTATCTATTCAAGCTGAGTAAATTCTCAATATATCGTCTTGCGTCCAGGCCCAGCCCTTCGACAAGTTTCCCCGGTCCTGTATCGGTCCGCGATGCCTGCAATCCCGGCGATGAAGCGCCGCCTAGATCGCGGAAGAACCGAGTGCTGCTACTGTTGCGTGCGTGGCCGGATGGAGAGACGGAATCACTGGATCTGCGGACGATGAATGCTTCCTGAAGGGGGGCATTGTTACTGTCCGGCTCCGTGTTGGTCTGGACACTGGCGTTGGAGGCTGTGCTCCCTTGTTCTTGTCTGGGGGGTTCGGACATTCGGATCCAGACGATCCACCAGCCGCGGCTGGTCTTGCAGGTTCTTTCGACCTCGAGAGGTCGCGAGCGGGTTTCAAGGTGGGTGCTTAAGAGTCGGTGATGGATATTGAGGCTCTCGACGCGCGACCATGGGTGTGTGGCTGGATCCCGGGGTTCGTTGACGGTGGACCCAAGGTCTGGTATGTTCGGGATTGAAGAGCGGATAGTTAAGTTTGTCTGATCGTAGACTAGATTGTAGACGGGCTGGCTTTTGCCGGAGAATCGCTTGTTGATGTCGAGGGCGTTATCGGACATGGAAATGCGAAGTTCTGCGGTGGCAGGTGATGTGGAATTGCTGAGAGACTTGTGGAGCGGGCTGAGTTGGTGGCTGATGGTCTGATATAGCGTCGGGTCGGATAGAGTCGGGGTTGCGGGATCAAATAGAAATGTATATATGAATGGTTGATGCTGTAAGTCTGTTAGTTCAGGTAGTAAGGCTGTGTGTGGTATGGGGAAGACATACAATATAGACTACTGCTTGCAGTTCTGTCAAGCCTTAGGCGAAGCTGGTTAGCTGTGGACGGTTTAATCACACATTGAATCCCTTACCTGTTAGAGCCGGCTCCGTAGACTCTGACAATTG belongs to Aspergillus luchuensis IFO 4308 DNA, chromosome 3, nearly complete sequence and includes:
- the rho1 gene encoding Rho family GTPase RHO1 (COG:S;~EggNog:ENOG410PFAP;~InterPro:IPR005225,IPR001806,IPR027417,IPR003578;~PFAM:PF00025,PF08477,PF00071;~go_function: GO:0003924 - GTPase activity [Evidence IEA];~go_function: GO:0005525 - GTP binding [Evidence IEA];~go_process: GO:0007264 - small GTPase mediated signal transduction [Evidence IEA]), coding for MAEIRRKLVIVGDGACGKTCLLIVFSKGTFPEVYVPTVFENYVADVEVDGKHVELALWDTAGQEDYDRLRPLSYPDSHVILICFAVDSPDSLDNVQEKWISEVLHFCQGLPIILVGCKMDLRHDPKTIEELHKTSQKPVTPEQGEEVRKKIGAYKYLECSARTNEGVREVFEAATRAALLTKTHKSKKKCTIL